One segment of Pseudanabaena sp. FACHB-2040 DNA contains the following:
- a CDS encoding acetolactate synthase large subunit, with protein sequence MNTAELLVRCLENEDVEYIFGVPGEENLQFLQALKHSSIQFITTRHEQGAAFMADVYGRLTGKAGVCLSTLGPGATNLMTGVADATLDRAPLVAITGQVGTDRMHIESHQYLDLVAMFSPVTKWNAQIVRPSITSEIVRKAFKLAQSEKPGAVHIDLPENIAAMEAPGAPLRRDSQEKTYASLQSIQQAAVAISQATNPVILVGNGAIRDKASESLTEFATQLNIPVANTFMGKGVIPYTHPLAMWTFGLQQRDYITCALERADLVVAVGYDLIEYSPKRWNLDGKLPILHINPNQAEIDSSYIPRVEVIGDISDSLYEILKRVNRQGRPDPINLKVREEIVADYEQYADDFGFPIKPQKLIYDLRQVLAADDIVISDVGAHKMWIARNYHCLKPNTCLISNGFAAMGIAIPGALAAKLVHPSRKVVAVTGDGGFMMNCQELETALRVGTAFVTIIFNDGGYGLIEWKQINHYGESTYVHFNNPDFVKLAESMGLKGYRIESAEDFVPTLKKALEEDVPVVIDCPVDYRENLLFSQKTSDLNCTV encoded by the coding sequence ATGAATACAGCAGAGCTGCTGGTACGCTGTTTGGAGAACGAGGATGTGGAGTACATTTTCGGCGTACCGGGAGAGGAGAACCTGCAGTTTCTGCAGGCGCTCAAACACTCATCGATTCAGTTCATTACAACTCGGCACGAGCAGGGCGCAGCCTTTATGGCAGACGTCTACGGGCGGCTGACGGGTAAGGCTGGTGTCTGCCTCTCTACCCTAGGACCTGGCGCAACCAACCTGATGACCGGAGTGGCCGATGCAACGCTGGATCGGGCTCCCCTGGTAGCGATCACAGGTCAGGTGGGCACCGACCGAATGCACATCGAGTCTCACCAGTATCTCGATCTGGTGGCCATGTTTTCACCCGTGACCAAGTGGAATGCGCAGATTGTGCGGCCCAGCATCACTTCCGAAATTGTGCGTAAAGCCTTTAAGCTGGCTCAGTCTGAGAAGCCAGGCGCAGTTCACATCGACCTGCCCGAAAATATTGCGGCGATGGAGGCCCCCGGTGCCCCCCTACGGCGCGACAGCCAGGAAAAAACCTACGCTTCCCTCCAAAGCATTCAGCAGGCAGCAGTAGCGATTTCTCAGGCTACTAACCCAGTCATTTTGGTAGGTAACGGGGCAATTCGAGATAAAGCCAGCGAGTCGCTGACTGAGTTTGCCACCCAGCTCAATATTCCTGTCGCCAACACCTTCATGGGCAAGGGCGTGATTCCCTACACCCATCCCCTGGCAATGTGGACATTTGGGCTGCAGCAGCGTGACTACATTACCTGCGCCCTAGAGCGAGCTGATCTGGTGGTAGCAGTAGGCTACGACCTGATAGAGTATTCGCCCAAGCGCTGGAACCTAGATGGTAAGCTGCCCATTCTCCATATCAACCCCAACCAGGCCGAGATTGACAGCAGCTATATCCCCCGCGTAGAAGTAATTGGCGATATCTCTGACTCGCTCTATGAGATTCTCAAGCGAGTTAATCGCCAGGGCCGCCCTGACCCCATCAACCTCAAAGTGCGTGAGGAAATTGTTGCTGACTATGAGCAATACGCGGATGACTTTGGCTTCCCGATCAAGCCTCAAAAGCTGATCTACGACCTGCGGCAGGTTTTGGCAGCCGACGATATTGTGATCTCCGATGTGGGGGCTCACAAAATGTGGATTGCCCGCAATTACCACTGCCTCAAGCCCAACACCTGCCTAATCTCCAACGGGTTTGCAGCGATGGGAATTGCCATACCGGGTGCGCTCGCAGCCAAGCTAGTCCACCCGTCACGCAAAGTCGTTGCGGTCACTGGTGATGGCGGCTTCATGATGAACTGCCAGGAACTGGAGACGGCCCTGCGGGTCGGTACGGCTTTTGTCACAATCATCTTTAACGACGGTGGCTATGGTCTGATCGAGTGGAAGCAGATCAACCACTACGGCGAATCGACCTACGTCCACTTCAACAACCCCGACTTTGTAAAGCTGGCAGAAAGCATGGGCCTTAAGGGCTACCGGATCGAGTCTGCCGAAGACTTTGTCCCCACGCTGAAAAAGGCCCTAGAAGAGGATGTCCCTGTCGTTATTGATTGCCCCGTCGATTATCGGGAAAATCTTCTCTTCAGCCAGAAGACCTCGGACCTAAACTGCACAGTATAA
- a CDS encoding M15 family metallopeptidase, translating to MNRVVWQHIPVEECGEPLVDLSKFNFVLDPMYFKQGVGDSPACFLRERVAEKLQRVQKNLLGHRLKIWDPWRSREIQAELYTYYRNQLAAKHPAWDKARLDQEIAIFVAPPSPDIIPPHSTGGAVDLTLVEPNGDELDMGTGFDYFGPEAASLYFEEEGRDPQVRENRRLLREAMSAEDFRFDEFEWWHFDFGNQIWAAAKGHAFAPYSEVTALSKSIL from the coding sequence ATGAACCGAGTTGTTTGGCAGCACATCCCTGTTGAAGAGTGTGGTGAACCGCTTGTTGACTTATCAAAGTTCAACTTTGTGCTGGACCCGATGTACTTCAAGCAGGGAGTAGGTGACTCGCCCGCCTGTTTCCTGCGAGAACGGGTCGCTGAAAAACTTCAACGGGTTCAAAAGAACCTCCTTGGGCACAGGCTAAAAATCTGGGACCCTTGGAGATCACGAGAGATCCAAGCTGAGCTTTACACCTATTACCGCAACCAACTCGCAGCCAAGCACCCAGCATGGGATAAGGCTCGTCTAGACCAAGAGATAGCTATTTTTGTAGCTCCGCCCTCCCCAGACATCATCCCTCCGCACTCTACGGGAGGTGCAGTGGATCTCACGCTGGTAGAGCCAAATGGTGATGAGCTTGATATGGGCACTGGCTTTGATTACTTTGGGCCAGAGGCAGCCTCACTGTACTTCGAAGAAGAGGGCCGGGATCCCCAAGTTCGCGAAAACCGCCGCTTACTGCGAGAAGCGATGTCGGCCGAAGATTTTCGATTCGACGAGTTTGAATGGTGGCATTTCGATTTTGGCAACCAAATTTGGGCAGCTGCAAAAGGTCATGCTTTTGCGCCTTATAGTGAGGTCACTGCGTTATCGAAAAGCATTCTATAG
- the msrP gene encoding protein-methionine-sulfoxide reductase catalytic subunit MsrP — MPFIHTPPSWQLPEKLITPELAFMNRRRFMKALIGAGAGAATVGLTACQPPEAVDPELEKTLGQPLSGIERNPNFLNAGRDLTKQTYASRYNNFYEYGGTKTIWPIAQNLPTDPWTVEVSGLVKNPQTYDLDDLTQRFPLEERIYRFRCVEAWAMVVPWIGFPMKRLMEAVEPTSQAKFVRFTSFYDAEVCPGPAWGFALNLPWPYVEGLTVEEMANDLAFFAVGIYGRTLPKQHGAPIRMVVPWKYGFKGAKSIVKIEFVAEQPATYWNTISPNEYAFEANVEPEVPHPRWSQSKERLLGEGTNPYAWETQPTVIYNGYGEYVASLYT, encoded by the coding sequence ATGCCCTTCATCCACACGCCCCCGTCCTGGCAACTGCCCGAAAAACTGATTACTCCCGAATTGGCCTTCATGAATCGTCGCCGTTTTATGAAAGCCCTGATTGGTGCCGGAGCTGGGGCTGCTACCGTGGGCCTGACTGCCTGCCAGCCGCCAGAGGCCGTAGACCCAGAGCTAGAAAAGACGCTGGGCCAACCGCTTTCGGGCATTGAGCGCAACCCTAACTTTTTGAATGCTGGGCGCGACCTAACGAAGCAGACCTACGCCAGCCGCTACAACAACTTCTATGAGTATGGCGGCACCAAAACCATCTGGCCCATCGCTCAAAACCTGCCGACCGATCCCTGGACCGTCGAAGTGTCGGGCTTGGTGAAAAATCCACAAACCTACGACCTAGACGATCTTACCCAGCGCTTTCCCTTAGAGGAGCGGATCTACCGCTTCCGCTGCGTCGAAGCCTGGGCCATGGTGGTGCCCTGGATTGGCTTTCCCATGAAGCGGCTGATGGAGGCGGTTGAACCCACTTCCCAGGCCAAGTTTGTTCGCTTTACCTCCTTCTATGATGCTGAGGTGTGCCCCGGCCCAGCCTGGGGGTTTGCCCTCAATCTGCCCTGGCCCTATGTGGAAGGGCTAACCGTTGAGGAAATGGCAAACGATTTGGCCTTTTTTGCCGTCGGCATCTATGGCCGCACGCTGCCCAAGCAGCACGGTGCCCCTATTCGCATGGTGGTGCCCTGGAAGTACGGCTTTAAAGGGGCCAAATCAATCGTCAAGATCGAGTTTGTGGCCGAGCAGCCCGCCACCTATTGGAATACGATTTCGCCCAATGAGTACGCCTTTGAGGCCAACGTAGAACCTGAAGTTCCTCATCCCCGCTGGTCGCAATCTAAGGAGCGGCTATTAGGTGAGGGCACAAATCCCTACGCTTGGGAGACGCAGCCAACAGTGATCTACAACGGCTACGGCGAGTATGTAGCTTCTCTCTACACCTAA
- a CDS encoding polyphosphate kinase 2 family protein, with amino-acid sequence MRTETFVEALQPQGMVVKPGQVVTLKEFDASFTGTLSKIDSQDFLQQSKEQLARFQDMLYAQDTYALLIILQAMDAAGKDGTIKHVMSGLNPQGCQVFSFKAPSAEELDHDYLWRCFKALPERGRIGIFNRSYYEEVLAVRVHPKLLEKQQLPPTAKGDHIWQQRFEEINHFEKYLVNNGILVLKFFLHVSKEEQKKRFMERINRPEKNWKLSPSDAKERAYWDDYMASYEDVFNNTSTDWAPWHVIPADHKWFTRLSVAYFIAEKMKSLNLAYPQVNSEHLKQLQVAREILENEA; translated from the coding sequence ATGAGAACCGAAACCTTTGTGGAGGCGCTTCAGCCTCAAGGAATGGTGGTAAAGCCAGGTCAAGTTGTAACGCTGAAAGAATTTGATGCCAGCTTTACCGGAACGCTGAGCAAAATTGATTCCCAAGATTTTCTGCAGCAGAGCAAAGAGCAGCTGGCCCGCTTTCAAGATATGCTCTATGCTCAAGATACCTATGCCCTGCTTATTATTTTGCAGGCTATGGATGCGGCGGGCAAAGATGGCACCATCAAGCACGTCATGTCAGGGCTTAACCCTCAGGGCTGTCAGGTTTTTAGCTTCAAAGCCCCTTCCGCCGAAGAGCTAGACCACGACTACCTCTGGCGCTGCTTCAAAGCGCTGCCCGAAAGAGGTCGAATTGGCATCTTTAACCGCTCCTATTACGAAGAAGTATTAGCCGTACGGGTTCACCCCAAGCTGTTGGAGAAGCAGCAGCTGCCCCCGACTGCCAAAGGTGATCACATCTGGCAACAGCGGTTTGAAGAAATCAATCACTTCGAAAAATATTTAGTTAACAACGGCATTTTGGTTCTCAAGTTCTTTTTGCATGTCTCCAAAGAGGAGCAAAAAAAACGCTTCATGGAGCGAATCAACCGCCCCGAAAAGAACTGGAAACTATCTCCTAGCGATGCCAAAGAGCGGGCCTATTGGGATGACTACATGGCCTCCTATGAGGATGTCTTTAATAACACCAGCACCGACTGGGCACCCTGGCACGTTATTCCAGCCGACCACAAGTGGTTTACTCGCTTATCAGTGGCCTACTTTATTGCTGAGAAGATGAAATCCTTGAATCTGGCCTATCCACAAGTTAACTCCGAGCATCTCAAGCAGCTTCAGGTGGCCAGGGAGATCCTAGAAAACGAGGCGTAG
- a CDS encoding DUF72 domain-containing protein, which yields MTTSFYIGCAVWAYKDWVGNFYPKGSKARDFLGLYCDRFTAVEGNTTFYSLPDAKTVERWAAEMPPTFRFCPKLPKVFSHQGKLGPHREGALQFLESLKPLGSRLGPLFIQLPPSYSPALFSDLREFLTDWPRQAFPLAVEVRHLDWFQDPVASRLNQMLSALGVGRVLLDTRPIYDSIETPADDPQIGSERKKPQVPLQPVVTAPFTLVRYISHPDLAQNQPYFKEWVPRLKQWLDEGTEVYFFAHCPKEEYSPELARYVYHQLQEEGASIPPLQWDLTEAKGGDDQEPPAQLSLF from the coding sequence GTGACTACATCTTTTTATATTGGCTGTGCCGTTTGGGCTTATAAGGACTGGGTGGGCAATTTTTATCCCAAGGGCAGCAAGGCGCGAGATTTCCTGGGACTGTATTGCGATCGCTTCACAGCTGTCGAAGGCAACACGACTTTTTATTCCCTACCCGATGCCAAAACGGTGGAGCGTTGGGCAGCAGAAATGCCGCCGACCTTTCGCTTCTGCCCCAAGCTGCCCAAGGTCTTTTCGCACCAGGGCAAGCTGGGGCCTCACCGAGAAGGAGCGCTGCAGTTTCTAGAGTCACTGAAGCCTTTGGGCTCGCGTCTAGGTCCGCTGTTTATTCAGCTGCCGCCTAGCTATAGTCCGGCGCTGTTTTCTGATCTGCGAGAATTTCTTACGGACTGGCCTCGGCAGGCATTTCCTCTGGCGGTGGAGGTGCGGCACCTAGACTGGTTTCAAGACCCAGTCGCTAGCCGATTGAACCAAATGCTGTCTGCGCTGGGGGTCGGTCGGGTGCTGCTAGACACGCGCCCCATTTACGACAGCATCGAGACTCCTGCCGACGATCCGCAAATTGGCTCAGAACGCAAAAAGCCGCAGGTTCCCCTACAGCCTGTGGTGACGGCTCCTTTTACCCTAGTTCGCTATATCAGCCATCCAGACCTGGCGCAGAATCAGCCCTACTTTAAGGAGTGGGTGCCCCGCCTGAAGCAGTGGCTAGATGAGGGAACAGAAGTGTACTTCTTTGCTCACTGCCCAAAAGAGGAATACTCCCCTGAGCTGGCTCGTTACGTCTATCACCAGCTGCAGGAGGAGGGGGCAAGCATACCCCCTCTGCAATGGGACTTGACTGAAGCTAAAGGCGGTGACGATCAGGAGCCGCCAGCCCAATTAAGTTTGTTTTGA
- a CDS encoding DUF4327 family protein: MLQSLRYTIDVIRDEARQLVQKGAVSRQQPIYTLCRYIPAREWALVEGELETEGYLLRDRISDLMGREDWEND, translated from the coding sequence ATGCTTCAGTCTCTTCGCTACACTATTGACGTTATCCGTGACGAAGCTCGGCAACTTGTGCAAAAGGGTGCCGTCAGCCGCCAACAGCCGATCTACACGCTCTGTCGCTACATTCCTGCCCGTGAGTGGGCGCTGGTTGAAGGGGAACTGGAAACCGAGGGCTATTTACTGCGCGATCGCATTAGCGACCTGATGGGCCGAGAAGACTGGGAAAACGACTAA
- the pdxA gene encoding 4-hydroxythreonine-4-phosphate dehydrogenase PdxA — MPTTTRKQRPRLAITLGDPAGIGPEVVLKALGAKPWHEVADITVVGTAALLKRAYDELPSLAGLPLLNSLTLLEVPLGTSLEALQTGQGDASSGAASFAFLKSAIAKTVAGHFDGIVTAPIAKSAWKAAGHLYPGQTELLAEGAGTDRFGMAFVARSPHTGWTLRSLLATTHISLAQVPQVLSADLLSRKLDLLIEHLRQDFGLETPRIAIAGLNPHSGEQGQLGREEQDWLIPWLEEQRHRYPQVHLVGPLPPDTMWVLPGQAWFGTDTAAVARAHDAYLALYHDQGLIPVKLMAFDRAVNTTVGLPFVRTSPDHGTAFDIAGQGIADATSMVAAIELAVELVAQRQKNLTPSLTQA; from the coding sequence GGGGCAAAACCCTGGCATGAGGTGGCTGATATTACCGTGGTTGGCACTGCTGCCCTCTTGAAGCGGGCCTACGATGAGTTGCCCAGCCTGGCCGGATTGCCGCTCCTAAACTCGCTAACGCTGCTGGAAGTACCGCTAGGGACTTCTCTAGAGGCCCTTCAGACGGGGCAGGGCGATGCCAGCAGCGGGGCGGCTAGCTTTGCTTTTCTTAAAAGTGCGATCGCAAAAACTGTGGCAGGGCACTTCGATGGCATTGTTACAGCTCCCATTGCCAAGTCGGCCTGGAAAGCAGCCGGGCACCTCTACCCCGGTCAAACTGAGCTGCTGGCCGAAGGAGCGGGCACCGATCGCTTTGGCATGGCGTTTGTAGCCCGCTCTCCCCATACGGGCTGGACGTTGCGATCGCTCCTAGCCACCACCCACATTTCCCTAGCCCAGGTGCCTCAGGTGCTGTCGGCAGACCTCTTGAGCCGCAAGCTCGATCTCTTGATTGAGCACCTGCGCCAAGACTTTGGTTTAGAGACGCCGCGCATTGCGATCGCAGGGCTCAACCCCCACAGCGGCGAGCAGGGGCAGCTAGGCCGCGAAGAGCAAGACTGGCTTATTCCTTGGCTAGAGGAGCAGCGCCACCGCTACCCCCAAGTTCACCTAGTAGGGCCGCTGCCGCCCGACACAATGTGGGTGCTGCCAGGGCAAGCCTGGTTTGGCACCGACACGGCAGCAGTTGCTCGTGCCCACGATGCCTATCTGGCGCTCTATCACGATCAGGGCCTAATTCCGGTCAAGCTGATGGCCTTTGATCGGGCAGTCAATACTACCGTGGGGCTGCCCTTTGTGCGCACGTCGCCCGACCACGGCACCGCTTTTGACATTGCGGGGCAGGGCATTGCCGACGCCACCAGCATGGTTGCCGCTATCGAATTGGCTGTTGAGCTGGTTGCCCAACGACAAAAAAACCTCACCCCGTCCCTTACCCAGGCTTAA